The segment ACCAGCCCCTTGATCACCCAGTAGATCGAACCGCCGTTCAGCACGTCGGCCTCGCGGCGCGGCCTCATTCGGGTGACATGGCGCGGCAAACCGTCCGCTGTCTGCGCTCGGCCCGATGCCTGCCAAGCGGCGAGATCCTCAACCGACTCGGTGCCGACGCTGAGCTTCAGGATGTGCGTGATTTTATCCACAGTGATATCCCCCAAACCTTCCCCAGCGGCAGAACATATGGTATGTAGTTCACCCTGTTCTCCAAGCGCTGGTATGCTATCTCGCAGATAATCCTATTGCACGCCGAATCCAAGGGAATCGCCACATGACCCGCTTTGCAGCCCCCATCGCCGAACAGATCTGGGACATGAAGTACCGTCTGAAAGAAACCAACGGTACACCGATAGACGCCACAATCGAAGGCACCTGGCGGCGTATTGCTCGGTCTCTGGCCGAGGTCGAGGACGCGCCCGCGGTCTGGGAAGAGAAATTTTACGCCGCGCTGGAGGATTTCAAATACCTCCCCGCCGGGCGAATCATCGCCGGTGCCGGCACCGGGCGGGCCGTGACGCTGTTCAACTGCTTTGTCATGGGCACGGTCCCCGACAGTATGGGGGGCATTTTCGAAATGCTGCGCGAGGCGGCGCTGACCATGCAGCAGGGCGGCGGCATTGGCTATGATTTCAGCACGATCCGACCCAAGGGTGCAGGGGTCAAGGGCGTGGCGGCGGATGCCTCGGGCCCGCTCAGCTTTATGGATGTGTGGGACGCGATGTGCCGCACCATCATGTCCGCCGGCAGCCGCCGCGGCGCGATGATGGCGACCATGCGTTGCGATCACCCCGATATCGAAGGCTTTATCGCTGCCAAGGCGGACTCGGCCCGCTTGCGCATGTTTAACCTGTCGGTGCTGATCACCGATCCCTTCATGGATGCGGTTAAGGCGAACGGCCCCTGGGATCTTGTGTTCGGCGGCACCGTCTACCAAACCGTTCAGGCCCGCGACCTATGGAACCGGATTATGAAGGCAACCTATGACTACGCCGAACCCGGCGTAATCTTTATCGACCGGATCAATCAGGCCAACAATCTGAGCTATGTCGAAACCATCGCCGCCACCAACCCCTGCGGCGAACAGCCCCTGCCCCCCTACGGCGCCTGTCTTTTGGGGTCGATCAACATGGCCCGTCTGGTTACGGACCCGTTTGGCGATGCCGCCGGACTGGACGAGGCCGCGCTAAGCGAGCTGGTCGCCACCGCCGTGCGGATGATGGACAATGTCGTCGATGCGTCGAAGTTTCCGCTGCCGCAGCAGGCCGAAGAGGCCCGCAACAAACGTCGAATCGGTTTAGGGGTCACTGGGCTGGCCGACGCCCTGCTCATGGTCGGTCTGCGCTATGGCTCTGAAGAGGCGGCGCGTCAAACCGAGCAATGGCTGCATGCGATCGCCCGCGCCGCATATCTGGCGTCGGTGGATTTGGCAAAGGAGAAAGGCGCGTTTCCACTGTTTGACGCCGACGCCTATCTCTCAAGCGGAACCATGCGCGGCATGGATGACGGAGTGCGCGCGGCCATCCGCGAACATGGTATTCGCAACGCCCTGCTCACGTCGATTGCGCCCACCGGGACGATCTCACTGTTTGCCGGCAACGTGTCTTCGGGGATCGAGCCGGTGTTTGCCTATGCCTACACCCGCAAGGTACTGCAAAAGGATGGCACAAGAACCGAAGAAGAGGTCGTCGACTACGCAGTGCAGATGTGGCGCGACCGGTTCGGCGACGCGCCCTTGCCCGACTATTTCGTGAACGCCCAGACGCTTGCGCCCCTGGACCACGTGCGGATGCAGGCGGCGGCGCAGAAATGGGTGGATTCGTCAATTTCCAAAACGATCAACTGCCCCGAGGATATTTCCTTTGAAGATTTCAAAGAGGTTTATCTAGAGGCTTGGGATTCGGGATGTAAGGGCTGCACGACTTACCGGCCGAATGATGTGACCGGGTCAGTTCTGTCGGTGTCGGAGGAGAAGGTTCAAGGACGCGGAGACTTTGCTTCTCACATAAAAGCACTTTCCAGAACAAAGAACATGAGCTTGAGAACAATTTCCACTGAGGCGGGGCTTGGCCAGAATTTTCTACAGCAAATGCTGAGGGATGGGAAATCCCCGTCGTTAGAAAACGCTGATAAAATCGCAAAGGTTCTGGGCATACCAGTGACTGAACTGATGCCTCAAACGAATGCACCCGAAGTCGTCACCACCTCCGATTCCGAACCACAGCAGCCTCATGGTGATGTGGTCTACATGACAGAACCGCTAGACCGCCCCCAGCAGCTTGAGGGCAACACCTACAAGCTCAAATGGCCCGACAGCGAACACGCGATCTATCTGACCATCAACGACATCATTGTCGGCGGCCGCCGTCGCCCGTTCGAGGTGTTCATCAACTCCAAGAACATGGAGCATTTCGCCTGGACCGTGGCCCTGACCCGCATGATCTCGGCGGTGTTCCGACGCGGCGGCGACGTGACCTTTGTGGTCGAGGAACTGAAGGCCGTGTTTGACCCACGCGGCGGCGCCTGGGTCAAAGGTAAATACATCCCCTCTATCCTCGCCGCCATCGGCGGCGTGATCGAAGAACACCTGATTTTCACCGGTTTCCTCGAAGGCGAAGGCATGGGCCTGAAATCCGACCCCCAAGCCCAAGCCATCGGTCGCGACCAACCCCGAGGCAAAGCCTGCCCCTCCTGCGGCCAATTTGATCTACGCATGCTCGAGGGCTGCATGACCTGCGGGAGCTGCGGTCACTCAAAGTGTTCTTAGCGAATTACTAAGTTCAGTTGTAGGCAGTCCAAGGAGAAGCGTGCGCAGAGAAAACTTAAAAGCGTGCGCAAAACCTTGGAGGTGCTTGGATTTCTACGCTGCCTCAGTCACAAGTCGCTGAAATAAAAGGGAAAAGAATCGCCACCTTCGTTCCTTTCCCTTTTTCAGATGCAGCAAAGAGCGCTTAAAGGTCCGTCGGTATGTCTGAGCGCAGTTAGACACTCCCACACTCTTCCCCATCGGGAGAGAGGGCGTTGACCGATCGGGCCCTCGATTTGGCGGACAGCTTTTTTCAGCTTATGACACAGTGAAGGGACATCGTGCGCGGCGTGAAATACCGTTCGTGGAAATACGCGGCATCCTCATCGGTGATGTAGTACTGCAGGCAGTGAAACCAGAAGCGAGCGCATGATCCTCGAATAACGGTCCTGCTCGGCATCACACTTCGCAATTCAGCTGTACTGCCGAACCGGGAATGGTTCGCTACGAAACTGAAAACAAATAGGGCGGAGCATTCGGCCCCGTTCACCTGTTGGAGTTCACCCGCGGTATTAACCTACTGCTGAGTCCACTTCTGCCCGGAGAAACACTTTTCCATAGTCAATCTCGTCAGGGCTGAACGGCTCAATGCCAGCGGCCGCGAGAGCGCCTGACATGTTTTGCCAAGATCTACGATGCGCTTTCGCCATTGTCCGGAATGTGTAGAATTTCTCGTGGAACTGAACTGAGTCCGCCTCGGTGAAATACCGTTGCATGGCGCGGGTGCGAGGGTTTTGAATTGTGGTCGCCGTCGTGTGACCATTTGATACTAGTCTGTTCAGGAACGCGGGCTGCCCGATGCCCACGGTCTTGGCAAACAGTTCCAAAGACATGGCGGGCGGCCCATCGTCCGAGAAAGTCGCTGATACTTCGTCGTGATATACGTAGACAGCCTTGTACCCATCGAAGTCGGAGTGATTGCCGACCCGTCGGATCCGGCCTGCCTGGATTGCCCTGACGATATCGCCGGGTCGGATCTTCAATCGCGCCGCAGATTTCGAGATGTGTGCCCATCTGTGCTGGGCCTGCCGGAGAGGCTCGGCTCCGGCAAGCAGGCTGTCGATGAAGGCCTGCCCTTCCCGAGGATCCCAGATGTTCTTTGTAGTGGCGTCCGTCAACTTCGGAGCGAGGACACCATCCTCCGCCAGCCGGTCGAACTGGGATCGTGACATGCCGAGACCTTCGGCAAAGGATTTTGCCGGCAGCAGGGTCGTCAGTGAATCGAGCAGGGGCGCGGCCGCGGCCGCGTCGAACACGGCCCATGCGTCGGGACGGTCGTCGTTCAGGATACCAGCGCTCTCGAGCATCTTCCGCATACGGCGTGGATCGATCCCGGTCTCCCGGGCGGCGGAGCGCACCGAATGCAACCGTCGCCGCTCCACCGGTTCCCCGAGCAGATCATCTCCGGCATTAAGGGGCCAGGTTTCAAGCAGGTGATCCCGCAGGATGGCCCGGAAGGGAGCATATGCAGGAACATCGGCGTAATCACGGGACAACCGATCGTACAGAACCGGATAGATTGCCTTGGGTCCCTGATGGGGATCTCCGGGCAGGTCCTGTAGGCGCTGCAGGGCGGTCGTGATGGACTTTGGACCATGCCGGGCGACTTCATAGCCCATTTGCAGAAGCGCCCAGCGATCCTCTGGATCGACGTCGGATGGTGCTGTGGTCTCGTGGCGCATGCGGGCGCTGCCCAACAGAAAACAGAATGTGGAAGCTGCGTGCAGAGGATGCATATCCAGCCAGCCGTTTCCTGGCCCATCAACAAGCCTTGCTTCCAGCCATTCGTCGAAGTCCGTCAGTTCACGGATCTCACGGTCAAAGTCACCGGCAACGATGGCAGGCGCGATAGACCGGAATTGCGCCACGGTGTCATATCGCGCGAAGGGCTGGGTCTCTCGCCACAGCGGGACCAGCGGGTGCTCATGGGACAGGCAGATGGTCACGTCCGGGACGAGACAGTGTCCGCGAATTGCCATAGAATGCTCCGGTGGACGTTTCGACCCAAATGCATCCTGTCTCAGGCAGATGGGACATCCCCGGATTTCGGGTTTGCGGATGGTTTTTGCCGGAAAGATTTCGCCGCAAAGCTCGTGGCGACGACCTTCAAGTTTCGTTCCAGACCAGCGTTCCAGGCACTCGTGATCAGCCCCGCCCAACAAGGCCAGTATCTTGATCGTATCCTGTTCACCGTCCATAACGCGCTGGAAAGAGACCCCCAGTTCAATGCCAAAGTCCCGTGCGTTGACCCCGTTTGCGGCCGCCAGCCGTGACATGTAGGAGAGCGCGGTTTCCCGCGGGACGGGCTCCGTCTTGAGAGGGAGGGGCGCGATATCGGTCATGAACTGCTCTTGTTGCTCGCTTCATGACCCAGCTATGCCACGTTTCGGCAAGCGCAAGCCAACACCGTGTTTTTCTGGCAGCCTTTCAGACCAAGCCGGATACACAGCGACAATTCTCAATCAAAATTCGAATACGCAGTCAGGCATAGCCCACCTAGACCATACAGCAGGATCTGAGCGTTCCATTTACGCAATGGCGGGAAAGGGCGCGCATCGAAAGAAGGGCAGGATAGCCGACCTTGCATAGCTGCTAAGCGCGATCGCCCGTCGGGACGCAACCGGCCTGGATCCGCTCTCGGTCATGGTCGTCATCGCTGCCATGCAGCCAGCGCGTTACTTAAACCGCACGCCGAAATTGACTGACTTTGCCTTGGGCACCGCTGGTCCGGCTTTGCGCCTGGCAACGGTAAACTATGCTGCGCCCTTCCATATGTCGGGCGTGACATAGACGAAACTCTCATCGACGCCGACCATGACATCCCCGTCCTGAATATTGATTTGGAGCTTCATCGAGCGGCTGGCCAGTTCTGCCAGTGCGGACGTCTCCGTTTCAGGGAAATTGATCACCTCGAGGTTGTCGAAACGGGTCGTGCCGTTCCTGACCTTGTCCCACCACATTTCGGCATTCCTGCCGCCATAAGGATAGACAATGACCTTCCCGGCTTTGTTGCAGGACTGATGTAAGACCTTCTCGCTCGGAAGCCTCAGCGCCACCCACAGATCGATCTCCCCGCTCAGGCTCTTTTGCCAGATGTCCGGCTCGTCGTCCGTCGACAATCCCTTGGTCATTTCCAGATGGTCGCGGGCATTCAGGGCAAAAGCGAGGATGCGCACCATCAGTCGCTCATCTGTTTCCGAGGGGTGTTTTGCAACGGTCAGTTTATGGGTCTCGTAGTAGTGGCGATCCATGTCGGAGACCGACAGCTCAACCTTATAGATGGTGGCATTCTGCGCCATGATCTTTCCCGAATCTTTGAGGATCGGGATGCCTACCTTGTCCGGCAGTCCTTGGAAAGCAGACAATGCTTCCCCCGAAAGACCGGCCAAGACGCTTGACGTCCGGGTGGAGGGCATCACGGCTGGCAAGGCCGCTCTGCGTTCTGCAACACGCCGTCGTGACCGCCTTGGCAGGGGGCGAATCGAGCCTGACAAGATGCGTCCCATTTCGAACAGTACGTCATGACTACTCTACCCAACAACTTCGACGTACCCGGCCCAGCCGCCATGGAGAACAGGCGCAGACGCCACCTTGCCGCTATCCGGAAGTAGCCGTTTGTTTTAATCGAGCTGTGAAGAGATTGGCCGCCTGTGCAGCGCGCAAAAGCCTTTGAAGGCATTGTTGAGACGTCTACTGTCGCCGACATGAGGAAACGGGATCACATGCGCGCATTCTTTCGGCGCGCCACGGCGCTTGCAGCCTTTGTTGCACTGCTCTGGGCGGTCCAGGTCGTAAACTGGATCATCGGCTACGGCTTCAACCCGGCCTTCGGCCTGATCCCCCGGCACGTCAGCGGATTGGATGGCGTCATCGCAATGCCCCTTCTGCACGGAAGCTTCACGCACCTGATGGCCAATACGCCGCCGCTATTGGTGATGGGTGGGCTGCTGGTGGCCACTGCCACGCGGGCCTTGCTGGCCGTGAACGCCGTGGTGATCGGCCTCGGCGGCGGTCTCGTCTGGCTGTTCGGAAGCTCCGCCATCCATATCGGCGCGTCAGGTCTGGTCTTCGGCTGGTTCGGCTTCCTCGTGGCGCGCGGCCTGGTGGATCGCTCGCCGGTCACGCTGGCCGCGGCGCTACTGGTTGGTGCCCTGTACGGCTCCATTCTCTGGGGCGCTCTGCCGGGCCAACCTGGCGTCTCATGGGAGGCCCACCTGTTCGGTGCCATCGCGGGCGCTGCGGCTGCATTCCTTTTACGAACACACGTCCATGCTCCGCGCCTCGGCGCCGTCAATCAGGAATGAAGCAGCACACTTTCGGCCCAGAGCCGACCTTTAGCATTGCATCGCGATGCTGCGTTGCGGCACGCCGAAGCGGATGTTTACACGGTTGCCAACACCAACTGCACGAACCAAGATATCGTCGATAGAAAACTAATGATTGAGACTGGTGA is part of the Puniceibacterium sp. IMCC21224 genome and harbors:
- a CDS encoding TniQ family protein — protein: MTDIAPLPLKTEPVPRETALSYMSRLAAANGVNARDFGIELGVSFQRVMDGEQDTIKILALLGGADHECLERWSGTKLEGRRHELCGEIFPAKTIRKPEIRGCPICLRQDAFGSKRPPEHSMAIRGHCLVPDVTICLSHEHPLVPLWRETQPFARYDTVAQFRSIAPAIVAGDFDREIRELTDFDEWLEARLVDGPGNGWLDMHPLHAASTFCFLLGSARMRHETTAPSDVDPEDRWALLQMGYEVARHGPKSITTALQRLQDLPGDPHQGPKAIYPVLYDRLSRDYADVPAYAPFRAILRDHLLETWPLNAGDDLLGEPVERRRLHSVRSAARETGIDPRRMRKMLESAGILNDDRPDAWAVFDAAAAAPLLDSLTTLLPAKSFAEGLGMSRSQFDRLAEDGVLAPKLTDATTKNIWDPREGQAFIDSLLAGAEPLRQAQHRWAHISKSAARLKIRPGDIVRAIQAGRIRRVGNHSDFDGYKAVYVYHDEVSATFSDDGPPAMSLELFAKTVGIGQPAFLNRLVSNGHTTATTIQNPRTRAMQRYFTEADSVQFHEKFYTFRTMAKAHRRSWQNMSGALAAAGIEPFSPDEIDYGKVFLRAEVDSAVG
- a CDS encoding adenosylcobalamin-dependent ribonucleoside-diphosphate reductase yields the protein MTRFAAPIAEQIWDMKYRLKETNGTPIDATIEGTWRRIARSLAEVEDAPAVWEEKFYAALEDFKYLPAGRIIAGAGTGRAVTLFNCFVMGTVPDSMGGIFEMLREAALTMQQGGGIGYDFSTIRPKGAGVKGVAADASGPLSFMDVWDAMCRTIMSAGSRRGAMMATMRCDHPDIEGFIAAKADSARLRMFNLSVLITDPFMDAVKANGPWDLVFGGTVYQTVQARDLWNRIMKATYDYAEPGVIFIDRINQANNLSYVETIAATNPCGEQPLPPYGACLLGSINMARLVTDPFGDAAGLDEAALSELVATAVRMMDNVVDASKFPLPQQAEEARNKRRIGLGVTGLADALLMVGLRYGSEEAARQTEQWLHAIARAAYLASVDLAKEKGAFPLFDADAYLSSGTMRGMDDGVRAAIREHGIRNALLTSIAPTGTISLFAGNVSSGIEPVFAYAYTRKVLQKDGTRTEEEVVDYAVQMWRDRFGDAPLPDYFVNAQTLAPLDHVRMQAAAQKWVDSSISKTINCPEDISFEDFKEVYLEAWDSGCKGCTTYRPNDVTGSVLSVSEEKVQGRGDFASHIKALSRTKNMSLRTISTEAGLGQNFLQQMLRDGKSPSLENADKIAKVLGIPVTELMPQTNAPEVVTTSDSEPQQPHGDVVYMTEPLDRPQQLEGNTYKLKWPDSEHAIYLTINDIIVGGRRRPFEVFINSKNMEHFAWTVALTRMISAVFRRGGDVTFVVEELKAVFDPRGGAWVKGKYIPSILAAIGGVIEEHLIFTGFLEGEGMGLKSDPQAQAIGRDQPRGKACPSCGQFDLRMLEGCMTCGSCGHSKCS
- a CDS encoding YaeQ family protein yields the protein MAQNATIYKVELSVSDMDRHYYETHKLTVAKHPSETDERLMVRILAFALNARDHLEMTKGLSTDDEPDIWQKSLSGEIDLWVALRLPSEKVLHQSCNKAGKVIVYPYGGRNAEMWWDKVRNGTTRFDNLEVINFPETETSALAELASRSMKLQINIQDGDVMVGVDESFVYVTPDIWKGAA
- a CDS encoding rhomboid family intramembrane serine protease; its protein translation is MRAFFRRATALAAFVALLWAVQVVNWIIGYGFNPAFGLIPRHVSGLDGVIAMPLLHGSFTHLMANTPPLLVMGGLLVATATRALLAVNAVVIGLGGGLVWLFGSSAIHIGASGLVFGWFGFLVARGLVDRSPVTLAAALLVGALYGSILWGALPGQPGVSWEAHLFGAIAGAAAAFLLRTHVHAPRLGAVNQE